The Spirochaeta isovalerica genome includes a window with the following:
- the hisS gene encoding histidine--tRNA ligase, translated as MSNKIEPRILKGFRDFLPSKEIERKRIIGILEKNFESFGYVPIDTPVLEYTEVLLGKGGGETDKQVYRFEDNGGRDVSMRFDLTVPFARYMAKNRNDLHLPFKRYHINKVWRGENTQRGRYREFMQCDFDIVGIDTASADFEILMMMHDSMKAIDVNDITIHFSHRGIFNRLLDRLEILSSSVDILRIVDKLGKIGEEEVMALLKELTTESNAKEILDFIKPAGSDEESLAKMERAAGGTSDDTERLKTIFGYIKECGMEDSFKLDPSITRGLDYYTGIVYETFLDELPGIGSVCSGGRYNNLASLYTKEELPGVGAAIGLDRLLAALEELGRVSEKQSVTDLLILALDEKLYGHYHNLSRQFRKADINCEVFHTKKKLNAQFKYAEAKSIPFALICGEDEFSSRTVNIKDLDKRENWNGLTVDEAIAKLSENKR; from the coding sequence ATGTCAAATAAAATCGAACCCAGAATTCTGAAGGGATTCAGAGACTTTCTCCCGTCCAAAGAGATAGAAAGAAAGAGAATTATCGGTATTCTGGAAAAGAACTTTGAGAGTTTCGGATACGTCCCCATAGACACGCCGGTGCTCGAATACACGGAAGTCCTCCTGGGAAAAGGCGGCGGCGAAACGGATAAGCAGGTTTACCGCTTCGAAGATAACGGAGGCAGAGATGTGTCCATGCGCTTCGATCTTACCGTACCTTTCGCCCGCTATATGGCCAAAAACCGCAACGACCTTCATCTCCCGTTCAAGCGATACCACATCAACAAAGTGTGGCGCGGCGAAAACACCCAGAGGGGCCGGTACCGCGAATTCATGCAATGCGACTTCGACATCGTCGGAATCGATACGGCTTCGGCCGATTTCGAGATTCTCATGATGATGCATGATTCGATGAAGGCAATCGATGTAAACGATATTACGATCCACTTCAGCCACAGAGGTATTTTCAATCGTCTTCTGGACAGATTGGAAATATTAAGCAGTTCCGTCGACATTCTGAGGATCGTCGATAAGCTGGGAAAGATCGGCGAAGAAGAAGTCATGGCGCTTTTGAAAGAGCTGACAACAGAGTCGAATGCAAAAGAAATTCTGGATTTTATCAAGCCCGCGGGAAGCGATGAGGAATCCTTGGCTAAAATGGAAAGAGCCGCGGGTGGCACCTCGGATGATACAGAACGGCTGAAAACAATATTCGGATATATAAAAGAATGCGGAATGGAGGATTCGTTCAAGCTGGACCCCTCCATAACCAGAGGCCTCGACTACTATACAGGGATCGTCTATGAAACATTCCTCGATGAGCTCCCGGGAATCGGTTCCGTATGCTCCGGGGGCCGTTATAACAATCTGGCCAGTCTTTATACGAAAGAAGAGCTGCCCGGCGTCGGAGCCGCAATCGGACTGGACAGACTGCTGGCCGCTCTCGAAGAGCTGGGAAGAGTCTCGGAAAAGCAGAGTGTTACGGATCTGCTGATCCTGGCACTTGATGAAAAACTTTACGGACATTACCACAATCTTTCCCGGCAATTCAGAAAAGCGGACATTAATTGTGAAGTGTTTCATACAAAAAAGAAGCTTAACGCTCAGTTCAAATACGCCGAAGCCAAAAGCATACCCTTTGCTCTGATCTGCGGAGAAGATGAGTTCTCCAGCCGGACCGTCAATATTAAAGATCTGGACAAGAGGGAGAACTGGAACGGCTTAACCGTGGACGAGGCCATTGCGAAATTATCGGAAAATAAAAGATAA
- the pcnB gene encoding polynucleotide adenylyltransferase PcnB, whose translation MLIRYTKNENGKLVKQAEIYTKDEHNIPINKVDPDAIRACGRLRREGFQAYIVGGAVRDLLLGREPKDFDLVTDAEPSRVRKIFRNSRIIGKRFKLVHLYYSDKKILELATFRSVEASDRKNIYGTIEEDVLRRDFTFNALFYSPQEEQVIDYVGGVKDIRKGRIVSIIPLKTTFVDDPVRMVRALKYTVTTGSRISFKLKRAIKKSAPLLMSCSISRLSEEVFKILQSGHSWSIMQKAVEMDMFHYLLPEIEERFHGKGGREFYKTFFKSLRRLDENINRKGERRRSRMIRRLVQPSLDADGIFENPELDYMDVVKAAKEVILPMIAPNRDIEEAVRLIFKVKNISMPRRNYVKHPDRRRAKRTRTRTKRDKNTTANTN comes from the coding sequence ATGCTTATCAGGTACACAAAGAATGAGAACGGCAAGCTTGTCAAGCAAGCGGAAATCTACACAAAAGACGAACATAACATCCCCATAAACAAGGTTGACCCCGATGCCATAAGAGCATGTGGCCGTCTGCGGAGAGAAGGTTTTCAGGCTTATATCGTCGGCGGGGCCGTGAGAGACCTGCTGCTGGGAAGGGAACCTAAGGATTTCGATCTGGTTACCGATGCCGAACCTTCAAGAGTCCGAAAAATCTTCCGCAATTCACGGATAATCGGAAAGCGGTTCAAACTGGTCCATCTCTACTATTCCGATAAAAAAATTCTGGAACTGGCGACGTTCCGCTCTGTCGAAGCTTCGGACAGAAAGAATATATACGGCACAATCGAGGAAGATGTTCTCAGAAGGGATTTCACATTCAACGCCCTTTTTTACTCTCCCCAGGAAGAGCAGGTCATCGATTATGTGGGGGGTGTCAAAGATATCAGGAAGGGGAGAATCGTGAGCATCATCCCCCTGAAAACCACTTTTGTCGATGATCCGGTCCGCATGGTCCGGGCCCTCAAATATACCGTAACGACCGGTTCGAGAATATCCTTTAAACTGAAGCGGGCCATAAAGAAATCAGCGCCCCTTCTCATGTCCTGTTCCATCTCGCGGCTGAGCGAAGAAGTTTTTAAAATCCTGCAATCGGGACACAGCTGGAGCATAATGCAGAAAGCGGTGGAAATGGATATGTTTCACTACCTACTGCCGGAAATTGAAGAGAGATTTCACGGAAAGGGCGGCAGGGAGTTTTATAAGACTTTCTTTAAATCTCTCCGGCGCCTCGATGAGAATATCAACCGCAAAGGGGAAAGGCGCCGCTCCAGAATGATACGCCGCCTTGTTCAGCCGTCGCTTGATGCCGACGGGATTTTCGAAAATCCCGAGCTTGATTATATGGATGTGGTTAAGGCGGCGAAAGAAGTCATTCTTCCCATGATCGCCCCCAACCGGGATATCGAAGAGGCTGTGCGCCTTATTTTTAAAGTGAAAAATATATCCATGCCCAGAAGAAATTATGTCAAACATCCCGACAGGCGCCGGGCCAAGCGGACCCGCACCCGCACAAAACGGGATAAAAACACAACAGCGAACACGAATTAA
- a CDS encoding CPBP family intramembrane glutamic endopeptidase has translation MIQTYPLSKEVLSSWSFFIFYEILYVLFYYIPYEYFFRGVLQLGLSRYWGGWRSILFVTVLTTALHATKPLPEIAGAAFAGLLLGYIAEKTQSWFYPFLVHIITGISTDVFCSLFYLGVL, from the coding sequence ATGATTCAGACTTATCCTCTCTCAAAAGAGGTTCTGAGCAGCTGGTCGTTCTTTATCTTCTATGAAATCCTCTATGTCCTCTTTTATTACATACCCTATGAGTATTTCTTCAGAGGAGTTTTACAGCTCGGTTTAAGCCGGTATTGGGGCGGCTGGAGAAGCATTCTTTTCGTAACGGTTCTCACGACGGCGCTTCATGCGACCAAACCGCTTCCGGAAATCGCCGGTGCGGCATTTGCCGGGTTGCTTCTCGGTTATATCGCGGAAAAAACCCAATCGTGGTTCTATCCATTTCTGGTTCATATCATAACAGGAATATCCACGGATGTTTTCTGCAGTCTTTTCTATCTTGGAGTTTTATAA
- a CDS encoding NAD-dependent epimerase/dehydratase family protein, which translates to MSVPNILITGANGFLGSNLVKLLSSTGKYKVHAMNGHNYSDESTPADMRNFPYGETKKIGEDLVLQWAEKGRKKGLVANVIRPGFVIYGPYDKNTFINVLKEIDKGRFGFIDKGKKLISYVYVENLCSGIERLISSYNQSGTLIFSMET; encoded by the coding sequence ATGTCAGTTCCCAATATACTCATTACCGGCGCAAACGGATTTCTCGGGAGCAATCTTGTTAAACTATTAAGTTCTACAGGTAAATACAAGGTCCATGCCATGAACGGCCACAACTACTCCGATGAGAGCACTCCTGCGGATATGCGTAATTTCCCCTATGGCGAAACAAAAAAAATCGGCGAGGATCTTGTTTTGCAATGGGCTGAAAAGGGAAGGAAAAAGGGCCTCGTGGCCAATGTCATCCGCCCCGGGTTTGTCATTTACGGCCCCTATGACAAAAATACTTTTATCAATGTGCTCAAAGAAATTGACAAAGGGCGTTTCGGGTTTATCGATAAAGGGAAAAAACTGATTTCCTACGTATACGTCGAAAACCTCTGCAGCGGCATCGAGCGGTTAATCAGCAGCTATAACCAGTCGGGAACTTTAATATTCTCGATGGAAACATGA
- a CDS encoding tetratricopeptide repeat protein, with protein sequence MKKILIPLLLMAAVLAYGQDRTYTVETEHYNVESHISSSHAELMGAQLESFYSIFNDVFRFGNLENKLNIKILPNLSTYQSFTRTLTGTAYDSYVYIHHQKASERELLIYEGAEEDLIFALAYQASIQFLMNHEENPPLWIREGFSVYFSKSSGPELERKFAALKDSDERIDASQLVKMTNLEASENFTAFRTEAWAFVSFLMSTDNKEYTRFLYDTISALKNPDLKEVAVSDDIQEGFDDYLEGFLNAQELLNLGISYYNKDETDLADQTFRKLITISPESWQPLYFLGLLSYDAADYTEADQWYTKASEKKAPEALIAYVMGLSAWKDERIDEAKGLLSKAARLDAAKYDEKTKDILDYLQGNYPDTDPVTIP encoded by the coding sequence ATGAAAAAAATACTGATCCCTTTATTGTTGATGGCGGCGGTACTGGCCTACGGCCAGGACAGGACGTACACAGTAGAAACAGAGCACTACAATGTGGAATCCCACATCAGCAGCAGCCATGCCGAACTGATGGGCGCCCAGCTGGAGAGTTTTTACAGCATTTTCAATGATGTATTCCGTTTCGGCAACCTGGAAAACAAACTGAATATCAAGATCCTTCCCAATCTCAGCACCTACCAGAGCTTTACAAGAACTCTTACCGGAACAGCCTATGACAGCTATGTTTACATCCACCATCAGAAAGCTTCGGAAAGAGAATTGCTCATCTACGAAGGAGCCGAGGAAGATCTGATTTTCGCTCTGGCCTATCAGGCGAGCATTCAGTTTCTCATGAACCATGAGGAAAATCCGCCGCTGTGGATAAGAGAAGGTTTTTCCGTGTACTTCTCCAAAAGCTCCGGCCCCGAGCTGGAGAGGAAGTTCGCCGCTCTCAAAGACAGCGATGAGAGAATTGATGCGTCTCAGCTTGTGAAGATGACAAACCTGGAAGCATCGGAAAACTTCACAGCCTTCCGCACTGAAGCCTGGGCTTTTGTCTCCTTTCTCATGAGCACCGACAACAAGGAGTACACCCGCTTTCTCTACGATACCATATCCGCACTGAAAAACCCCGACTTGAAAGAAGTGGCCGTCAGCGATGACATTCAGGAAGGTTTTGACGACTATCTCGAAGGGTTCCTCAATGCGCAGGAGCTGCTCAATCTGGGAATATCCTATTATAACAAAGATGAAACAGATCTTGCGGATCAGACTTTCAGAAAGTTGATCACCATAAGTCCGGAAAGCTGGCAGCCGCTCTATTTCCTCGGACTCCTCTCCTACGATGCAGCCGATTACACCGAAGCAGACCAGTGGTATACAAAAGCTTCGGAGAAAAAAGCGCCTGAAGCGCTTATCGCCTATGTGATGGGCTTGTCCGCCTGGAAAGACGAGAGGATAGATGAAGCCAAGGGACTCCTGTCCAAAGCGGCGAGGCTCGATGCAGCCAAATACGACGAAAAGACAAAAGACATACTGGATTACCTGCAGGGGAATTACCCCGATACGGATCCGGTGACGATCCCCTGA
- a CDS encoding pseudouridine synthase, with protein MNNEKYASFTAGSNDKGRRADRIIRQFIPERSLGGLYKAFRKGLIRVNGRKISPDCKIQEGDSLEIYRALLDEKAPSVSKDSAGNAPSLNILYEDDDLLALSKPAGILVHGSGNSLEKDVRNYLKDKLPPSLGFKPGPLHRLDRNTSGLIFFSKSLEGARRFSEDLRKGCFKKYYLALIDGKLKNKAVWVDNLQRDGEKKVSSVEKEGERARSTFYPVKTGGDKTLALILIETGRTHQIRVQASHHGHPLCGDRKYGGSPLKEGYLLHSLKMVPQKGSFLAERDYPEAPLPRNWENAIKKVFPSVTPGLLMKEINGFLEDQ; from the coding sequence GTGAATAATGAAAAATACGCCTCTTTTACGGCGGGCAGCAATGACAAAGGCCGACGGGCCGACCGGATAATCAGGCAATTTATCCCGGAACGGTCTCTGGGGGGACTCTACAAGGCCTTCCGGAAAGGTCTCATAAGGGTGAATGGCAGGAAGATATCACCGGACTGCAAGATTCAGGAAGGAGATTCTCTGGAGATATACAGAGCTCTTCTGGATGAAAAAGCACCTTCCGTTTCAAAAGACAGCGCCGGAAACGCCCCTTCATTGAATATTTTATACGAAGATGATGACCTTCTGGCTCTTTCCAAACCTGCGGGGATTCTGGTTCACGGCAGCGGAAATTCTCTGGAAAAAGATGTCCGGAATTATCTTAAAGACAAACTTCCCCCTTCCCTGGGATTCAAGCCCGGTCCTCTTCACAGACTGGACAGGAATACGTCGGGTCTCATATTTTTCTCTAAGTCCCTTGAAGGAGCCAGAAGGTTCTCTGAAGACCTGCGCAAAGGCTGTTTTAAAAAATACTATCTGGCTCTTATCGACGGAAAGCTCAAAAATAAGGCAGTCTGGGTCGATAATCTCCAGAGAGACGGAGAAAAAAAAGTCAGTTCCGTAGAAAAAGAGGGGGAGCGGGCCCGGTCCACATTCTATCCGGTGAAAACCGGAGGGGACAAGACTCTCGCGCTGATTCTCATTGAAACGGGACGAACCCATCAGATCCGGGTTCAGGCTTCCCATCACGGGCATCCATTGTGCGGAGACAGGAAATATGGCGGCAGCCCTTTAAAAGAAGGGTATCTGCTCCACAGTTTGAAAATGGTTCCGCAGAAGGGAAGCTTCCTGGCCGAAAGAGACTATCCTGAAGCGCCTCTGCCCCGGAATTGGGAGAATGCCATCAAGAAAGTTTTTCCATCGGTGACGCCCGGACTTCTTATGAAGGAAATAAACGGTTTTTTGGAGGACCAGTGA